Genomic segment of Gammaproteobacteria bacterium:
AGAATTTACGGAAATGCTCGGGAAGCTGGCCGTAGTCGAGGCGAGCGCCATACTTTTTGCGTGGTCCCCGGCCGGATTGAAGACCCTCGTAGGGGAAATAAAGCGCGGAATCGTGGCGTAGCTTGGAAATGAGATGGAGACCACAGTGTCGGACCAATTGGACCCCGGCGTTGTGGCCGAGAGCCCCGTCATAGACGAAGTAGAGCAGCGGGAGGTCGGCGCCGACCAAAACCTGCAGGGCTTGGATCGCGTCCCGTAAGAATCGCTGGAATGCCGTCAGTTCTACTTCAGTGCGGACTTGGTTGCGGCTCCCCTTGGGGCGGCCGCGTCCCCGTTTGACGGTTGGCCGGGATGGAGCCGTCGGAGGTTTTTCCGGAGGGATTACCGGTAGCGTCATCACGGGATAGGACACACGGTCGTTGACCGAGGTCAGCGAGAGGCACAAATGGCATAGGCTGGGAAGCGGCTTACCGTAAATGGAGGAGAAGAACCGGCCTATCCCATGGGTATGGCGGCCCGCCTTGGGTGTCACCACTTCGTCTGCGGTGAGCAATATCACGCAGGGAACTCGCATCAGGTGGCGACGGATGAGGTGCCACTGTACTTTTTCCCACGGTATCAGGGTGTTGAAGAAACGCTGGACCGTGCGATAACTGCCGCCGGCTTCCGTCCAGCGTGAAATACCCAGCATGGTGACCCGCCCCGTCATGGTCAGAAGCGCGGCCACTACACGGGCTAGACGGCGCAAAGTGGTAGCGTTGAGGCAAGGAGCCAAACACGCCAGAAAAAATAAAAGGTCCATCGGCTCCCCTGCGAGCAGCTGGATTAGTGGCCGCTAAGTATACCCTCTAACTTCCTGTGGTCATCAAATTTGGCGAACGTATTGATTCTAGCGTTATTATGTCTCATAAAATGTTTTAGAGGCATGTTTTTGCGGATAAACCGTTGGAGTATAAAATATAAATATCCGTCAGCACATCATGCTATTGGTTGTCATAACTTTCATCGTAATCTTTGCGATTGGTGGCTTTTCCATCATTCAATCCCGACGGAATGCCGACGAGGTTAAGACGGTTACTGAAGGAATTGTCCCCAGCGCCCTGGCCTCCGCTGATTTGTTGTCGCATCTCAAGGATGTGCAATTGGCGGAAATTTATCTCGTCGCTACACATGACAATAGTATTACCGAACAGACCCAGGAAACGTTGTCGGCGCGTAACGCACAGTTGCAGGAAGGTTTAAAACTACAGTTCGATCAGGCCAGCGGCAAAGCCCAAGAAGGTTTAGTGGTCCAAGCCAAGGAAGCCCTCGACAACTATTTTGACGCTGTTAACGAAACGGCAAAACTCAAGCTTGCCGGCCAAACTGCTCTCGCGGAGGCCAGCTTGGCCGCCAATGTCTTCGTGTATGAAAGGGAATTGCGCGAGATCCTGACCACGTTACGTATCGAAAAAAATCGTGAAAAGGATCGGGCGATTGATGCCTTGAATCAAAATCTGTCGAATACGGTTACCACCGTATCGACGGTAACACTCTTGGCCGTCATCATTTTGGCCGCACTCGGTACGCTCCTTTATCGTCGGGTCACCGGTCCCATCAGCCGAATGCAGGCGATGATGACCGAAATTGCATCCAATCAGGACTTTACCCATCGGTTGCCGGTCGAGCGACATGATGAAATTGGTCATTCCATCCTTGCCTTCAACACCATGATTGCCAAAATTCAGGAGAGTTCGGCATTATTAAAACAGAAGACAACCGACCTCCATACCATGCTGCAAAATATGCCGTATGGCATCTTGACCATCACCAATGGCAATAAAATTCATCCCGAATATTCCTCCTACCTGGAAGTAATTTTCGAATCAATGGGCCGGCAGTGATTACATCGATCAAAAGGCTCATTGCCTAAGCAAA
This window contains:
- a CDS encoding hypothetical protein (Evidence 5 : Unknown function), with the translated sequence MLLVVITFIVIFAIGGFSIIQSRRNADEVKTVTEGIVPSALASADLLSHLKDVQLAEIYLVATHDNSITEQTQETLSARNAQLQEGLKLQFDQASGKAQEGLVVQAKEALDNYFDAVNETAKLKLAGQTALAEASLAANVFVYERELREILTTLRIEKNREKDRAIDALNQNLSNTVTTVSTVTLLAVIILAALGTLLYRRVTGPISRMQAMMTEIASNQDFTHRLPVERHDEIGHSILAFNTMIAKIQESSALLKQKTTDLHTMLQNMPYGILTITNGNKIHPEYSSYLEVIFESMGRQ
- a CDS encoding transposase, whose translation is MDLLFFLACLAPCLNATTLRRLARVVAALLTMTGRVTMLGISRWTEAGGSYRTVQRFFNTLIPWEKVQWHLIRRHLMRVPCVILLTADEVVTPKAGRHTHGIGRFFSSIYGKPLPSLCHLCLSLTSVNDRVSYPVMTLPVIPPEKPPTAPSRPTVKRGRGRPKGSRNQVRTEVELTAFQRFLRDAIQALQVLVGADLPLLYFVYDGALGHNAGVQLVRHCGLHLISKLRHDSALYFPYEGLQSGRGPRKKYGARLDYGQLPEHFRKFSVVEDNLRTDIYQMSLRHKKFTELLNVVIIIKTNLKTLKSAHVLLFSSDLALAWNELMDYYSLRFQIEFNFRDAKQFWGLDDFMSVNERPAINAANLAFFMVNVSHLLRRQTKFVGMSIIDLKAWFRAGKYVRETLKWLPQIPEPISIDAIVRQVASLGRVNLPEPVV